Proteins encoded within one genomic window of Rhinoderma darwinii isolate aRhiDar2 chromosome 5, aRhiDar2.hap1, whole genome shotgun sequence:
- the ADCYAP1 gene encoding pituitary adenylate cyclase-activating polypeptide isoform X1: MTMYRKALLAWLLVYGVMRCTVHSSPTALKYPTLRLEDEVYDEDGNTLPDFAFDNDPIGIGNPASVLDDMYSFYYPPEKRHADDLLNKAYRNLLGQLSARKYLHTLMANRLGALSNSLEDDSEPLSKRHSDGIFTDSYSRYRKQMAVKKYLAAVLGKRYKQRIKNKGRRVAYL; this comes from the exons ATGACAATGTACAGGAAAGCACTGCTCGCCTGGCTGTTGGTGTATGGAGTAATGCGCTGCACTGTCCACTCCTCACCTACTGCGCTCAAGTATCCGACACTTAG GCTTGAAGATGAAGTGTATGATGAGGATGGTAACACTCTTCCAGACTTTGCTTTTGATAACGATCCGATTGGCATTGGAAATCCTGCCTCGGTCTTAGACGATATGTACTCCTTTTACTACCCGCCGGAAAAGAG ACATGCTGATGATCTGTTAAACAAAGCCTATAGGAATTTACTGGGGCAATTGTCTGCGAGGAAATACCTGCATACTCTGATGGCCAATCGCTTAGG TGCATTGAGTAACAGCCTGGAAGACGACTCGGAACCACTATCAAAACGGCACTCAGATGGCATCTTCACCGACAGCTACAGCCGCTACAGAAAACAAATGGCTGTCAAGAAATACTTGGCAGCGGTCCTGGGGAAAAGGTATAAACaaagaattaaaaataaaggacGACGAGTAGCATACTTGTAG
- the ADCYAP1 gene encoding pituitary adenylate cyclase-activating polypeptide isoform X2, with translation MTMYRKALLAWLLVYGVMRCTVHSSPTALKYPTLRLEDEVYDEDGNTLPDFAFDNDPIGIGNPASVLDDMYSFYYPPEKSALSNSLEDDSEPLSKRHSDGIFTDSYSRYRKQMAVKKYLAAVLGKRYKQRIKNKGRRVAYL, from the exons ATGACAATGTACAGGAAAGCACTGCTCGCCTGGCTGTTGGTGTATGGAGTAATGCGCTGCACTGTCCACTCCTCACCTACTGCGCTCAAGTATCCGACACTTAG GCTTGAAGATGAAGTGTATGATGAGGATGGTAACACTCTTCCAGACTTTGCTTTTGATAACGATCCGATTGGCATTGGAAATCCTGCCTCGGTCTTAGACGATATGTACTCCTTTTACTACCCGCCGGAAAAGAG TGCATTGAGTAACAGCCTGGAAGACGACTCGGAACCACTATCAAAACGGCACTCAGATGGCATCTTCACCGACAGCTACAGCCGCTACAGAAAACAAATGGCTGTCAAGAAATACTTGGCAGCGGTCCTGGGGAAAAGGTATAAACaaagaattaaaaataaaggacGACGAGTAGCATACTTGTAG